A stretch of Brassica napus cultivar Da-Ae chromosome C6, Da-Ae, whole genome shotgun sequence DNA encodes these proteins:
- the LOC106404416 gene encoding uncharacterized protein LOC106404416, with protein MSALVIGQLQEAESSSKLPPKLLAWGCYPFKLRLNIYSKDHVIGTIASCLQGSQDMETIMRSKFGRLFELHVAYCHNSAKLINRFLCRQLLTVRKYELWFHFATHPLRFSLDEFQQVGLNCGAFYDADSEAENDPGSTMWRELFDTALGDITVYDVLKMLHNPFLAPWKHVPLALIVLVDGVICCSNKWLKLTPEYVEMLCDVEYFLEYLCGRESLLKTLPRLFPPYTSENPLGEMRHRLSQQKSAAYGFPLALRLFAFEAVPLLLSKIPNAQSTDNFLVDPLACENTVSMILLQSKKIHM; from the coding sequence ATGTCGGCTCTGGTTATTGGTCAGCTTCAGGAGGCTGAATCTTCCTCTAAATTACCTCCGAAGCTTTTGGCTTGGGGTTGTTACCCATTCAAATTGCGTCTCAATATTTACTCGAAGGATCACGTCATCGGAACTATTGCGTCTTGTCTCCAGGGTTCCCAAGACATGGAGACTATAATGAGGTCTAAATTTGGCAGGCTATTTGAGTTGCATGTTGCTTATTGCCACAACTCTGCGAAGCTAATAAACCGCTTCCTCTGCCGTCAGCTTCTTACCGTGCGCAAGTATGAGCTTTGGTTCCACTTTGCGACTCATCCTCTTCGCTTCTCACTGGATGAGTTTCAACAGGTAGGGTTGAACTGCGGAGCATTCTATGATGCCGATTCTGAAGCAGAGAACGATCCAGGTTCAACTATGTGGCGCGAGCTTTTTGATACAGCGCTTGGTGACATTACAGTATATGACGTCCTTAAGATGCTTCACAATCCATTTCTAGCACCCTGGAAACATGTTCCTTTGGCTCTCATTGTGCTGGTTGATGGTGTCATATGTTGCAGTAATAAATGGCTCAAGCTGACCCCGGAGTATGTTGAGATGCTTTGCGACGTAGAGTACTTCTTGGAGTATCTTTGCGGTAGAGAGTCGCTCTTGAAGACTTTACCGCGTTTGTTCCCGCCTTATACAAGCGAAAACCCGCTGGGAGAAATGCGGCACCGGTTATCTCAACAGAAATCAGCTGCCTATGGATTCCCTTTGGCTCTTCGGTTGTTCGCTTTTGAAGCGGTGCCTTTGCTGTTGTCAAAGATTCCCAATGCACAGTCCACCGATAATTTTTTAGTTGACCCTCTCGCTTGCGAGAACACTGTGTCAATGATATTGTTACAGTCGAAGAAGATCCATATGTAA
- the LOC106404657 gene encoding BURP domain-containing protein BNM2A-like, producing MASLRFSVTFHTFLFFSLWVVEAHTSRKLISTKEQEVQNNSHLLKDGEFEDPTLYMFFKINDLKKGTKLPIYFNKNDLRKVPPLLTRQEADLIPFTKSKLDFLLNHFSISKDSPQAKAMKETLVRCNYKAIEGEYKFCGTSLESMLDLAKKTIASNADLKVMTTKVMVPSQHTINYALHNYTFAEAPKELVGIKMLGCHRMPYPYVVYYCHGHKSGTKVFEVNLVTDDGKYRVVGPAVCHMNTSMWNVDHEAFKVLKIEPRSAPVCHFFPLDNIVWVAK from the exons ATGGCTTCTTTGCGATTCTCAGTCACCTTCCacaccttcctcttcttctctctg TGGGTCGTGGAGGCACACACGTCAAGAAAGCTGATATCAACCAAGGAACAAGAAGTTCAGAACAATAGCCATTTGCTGAAAGATGGTGAATTCGAGGATCCTACACTGTACATGTTTTTCAAAATCAATGATCTTAAAAAAGGAACCAAATTGCCCATTTACTTCAACAAAAACGATCTTAGAAAAGTTCCTCCACTTCTCACAAGACAAGAAGCTGATCTCATTCCTTTCACTAAGTCTAAGCTTGACTTCCTTCTGAATCACTTCTCTATCTCAAAAGACTCCCCTCAAGCTAAAGCCATGAAGGAGACTCTGGTACGTTGTAACTACAAGGCCATCGAAGGAGAGTACAAGTTTTGTGGGACATCTTTGGAGTCAATGCTTGATCTCGCCAAGAAAACAATAGCGTCTAATGCAGATCTCAAGGTCATGACAACAAAAGTAATGGTACCTTCCCAACACACAATAAACTATGCTTTGCATAACTATACGTTCGCCGAGGCTCCGAAGGAGCTTGTTGGGATAAAGATGTTGGGGTGTCATAGAATGCCATACCCTTATGTCGTTTACTATTGCCATGGTCATAAAAGTGGAACCAAAGTCTTTGAGGTTAACTTGGTGACAGATGATGGGAAATATCGGGTTGTGGGACCTGCTGTTTGCCACATGAACACGTCTATGTGGAACGTTGATCATGAAGCTTTTAAGGTGTTGAAAATAGAGCCAAGGTCCGCACCAGTTTGCCACTTCTTCCCTCTTGATAACATTGTGTGGGTAGCAAAGTAG